One Thiobacillus sp. genomic region harbors:
- the rsfS gene encoding ribosome silencing factor, with amino-acid sequence MSEHLTPDQLVKIAVAALEDIKGKDITVINVSHLTSLFDRMIIASGDSTRQVKSLADNVLEKLKAAGADIIGTEGAEVGEWVLVDASSLVVHVMHPAVRAHYNLEELWGAAQHARQAAR; translated from the coding sequence ATGTCTGAACACCTCACTCCCGATCAACTGGTCAAGATCGCCGTCGCCGCCCTGGAGGATATCAAGGGCAAGGACATCACCGTCATCAACGTGAGCCACCTGACCTCCCTGTTCGACCGCATGATCATCGCCAGCGGCGATTCCACCCGCCAGGTGAAGTCCCTGGCGGACAATGTGCTGGAAAAGCTAAAGGCGGCCGGCGCGGACATCATCGGCACGGAAGGCGCCGAGGTAGGGGAATGGGTGCTGGTGGATGCCAGCAGCCTGGTGGTGCACGTCATGCACCCCGCCGTTCGGGCCCACTACAACCTCGAGGAACTATGGGGCGCCGCCCAGCATGCCCGCCAGGCAGCCAGGTAG
- the maf gene encoding septum formation inhibitor Maf, whose translation MSRNLYLASQSPRRLDLLRQVGLSPMVLPLRASPERADVDETPLADEPGIDYVQRLARMKVKAGMLAQQARHLPAWPILAADTTVTLDGRILGKPGDAEEAVAMLRLYAGRTHTVLTAVAVAYQGRIRVGLSESQVTFKTLTEAEIAAYVASGEPFDKAGGYGIQGRAAIFIEHLSGSYSGVMGLPLHETAELLREVGFEVF comes from the coding sequence ATGTCCCGCAATCTGTACCTCGCCTCCCAAAGTCCGCGCCGCCTGGATTTGCTGCGCCAGGTGGGCCTGAGCCCCATGGTGCTGCCACTGCGCGCCAGCCCGGAGCGTGCAGACGTGGACGAAACTCCACTGGCGGACGAGCCAGGCATCGATTACGTGCAGCGCCTGGCGCGCATGAAGGTGAAGGCGGGGATGCTGGCCCAGCAGGCACGCCATCTGCCCGCGTGGCCCATTCTGGCAGCGGACACCACCGTGACCCTGGACGGCCGTATCCTGGGAAAGCCCGGAGACGCGGAGGAAGCCGTCGCCATGCTGCGCCTCTATGCCGGACGCACCCATACGGTGCTGACCGCCGTGGCCGTTGCCTACCAGGGGCGGATCAGGGTGGGGCTCAGCGAGAGTCAAGTCACTTTCAAGACCCTGACCGAGGCGGAGATCGCCGCCTATGTGGCCAGCGGCGAGCCCTTCGACAAGGCGGGCGGCTATGGCATCCAGGGTCGCGCGGCCATCTTCATAGAGCACCTCTCGGGCAGTTATTCCGGGGTCATGGGCCTGCCCCTTCACGAGACCGCAGAGTTGCTGCGGGAGGTGGGTTTCGAGGTTTTTTGA
- a CDS encoding dynamin family protein — protein sequence MNFGLESGISRYKNRRDRLVKIISDFKDWIESHTEFEPDLLLRIFDLSENLKRDRLMLAFVAEFSRGKTELINALFFSDFKQRLLPSDAGRTTMCPTEIYYEPGTEPYIRLLPIETRFRDDSITALKRLPVEWNTVKLDVTDPNAMTSALRKLAETKVVFKVEARALGLWDENDPNLSYMVKDQDRVEIPAWRYAMINYPHPLLESGLAILDTPGLNAMGAEPELTLSAIPNAHALLFLLATDTGVTQSDYEIWNKLVSKHAGQHYAVLNKIDMLWDDLKSPEDIGRTIQRQIESTATQLNISPSSVLAISAQKALVGKVRGDDDLLKRSGIQALEVLLAREIIPSREKIMRESVIREMGPLINEARETAYHRLMTAHQSLQDLQALSGKNQQIIGQLREKMLADKQNYDVTMRNFNVTRKIIGEQGQELLTHLEEQRLEKIIEESMLTISGSWTTASLIKGMQTLIQRMGAEFDFANKQCAAITQLLNTAYHRFHEVHGLEEAVPPLLKLNRYRARLDELMVSTEEFCADPLNIMLEKRFMIKKFYIALVAQARLVFQQVQIETETWLRLTLDPIVARIHEHKSQLERRLENLNKVHANLGSLQERSALVNNEIIKLRHQLESIEAIVKEFSILTGLPVRPLEQLGTPAPVKAA from the coding sequence ATGAATTTCGGGCTGGAAAGCGGGATCTCCCGGTATAAGAACCGGCGCGACCGTCTCGTCAAGATCATCAGCGACTTCAAGGACTGGATCGAAAGCCACACCGAGTTTGAACCCGACCTGTTGCTGCGCATCTTCGACCTGAGCGAGAACCTGAAGCGGGACCGGCTGATGCTGGCCTTCGTGGCGGAATTCAGCCGGGGCAAGACGGAACTCATCAATGCCCTGTTCTTCTCCGACTTCAAGCAGCGCCTGCTGCCTTCGGACGCTGGTCGCACCACCATGTGTCCCACGGAGATCTATTACGAGCCGGGCACCGAACCCTACATCCGTCTGCTGCCCATCGAGACCCGCTTCCGGGACGACAGCATCACGGCCCTGAAGCGGCTGCCGGTGGAGTGGAACACCGTCAAGCTGGACGTGACGGACCCCAATGCCATGACCTCCGCCCTGCGCAAGCTGGCCGAGACAAAGGTGGTGTTCAAGGTGGAGGCCCGGGCCCTGGGGCTTTGGGACGAGAACGACCCCAACCTGTCCTACATGGTGAAGGACCAGGACCGGGTGGAAATCCCCGCCTGGCGCTACGCCATGATCAACTACCCCCACCCCTTGCTGGAATCCGGCCTGGCCATCCTGGACACCCCGGGCCTGAACGCCATGGGCGCGGAACCGGAACTGACCCTGTCCGCCATCCCCAATGCCCACGCCCTGCTGTTCCTGCTGGCCACGGACACGGGGGTGACCCAGTCGGACTACGAGATCTGGAACAAGCTGGTGTCCAAGCACGCTGGCCAGCACTACGCGGTGCTGAACAAGATCGACATGCTCTGGGACGACCTCAAGAGCCCCGAGGACATCGGCCGCACCATACAGCGTCAGATCGAATCCACAGCCACCCAGCTGAACATCTCCCCCTCCAGCGTGCTGGCCATATCTGCCCAGAAGGCCCTGGTGGGCAAGGTGCGCGGCGACGACGATCTGCTCAAGCGTTCAGGCATCCAGGCCCTGGAAGTGCTGCTGGCCCGGGAGATCATCCCCTCCCGGGAAAAGATCATGCGCGAGTCGGTGATCAGGGAGATGGGCCCCCTCATCAACGAGGCACGGGAAACGGCCTACCACCGCCTCATGACCGCCCACCAGAGCCTGCAAGACCTGCAGGCCCTGTCCGGCAAGAACCAGCAGATCATCGGTCAGCTGCGGGAGAAGATGCTGGCGGACAAGCAGAACTATGACGTGACCATGCGCAACTTCAACGTCACGCGCAAGATCATCGGCGAGCAGGGCCAGGAGCTCCTCACCCACCTGGAAGAGCAGCGCCTGGAAAAGATCATCGAGGAGTCCATGCTGACCATCAGCGGCAGCTGGACCACCGCCAGCCTGATCAAGGGCATGCAGACCCTGATCCAGCGCATGGGCGCGGAATTCGATTTCGCCAACAAGCAGTGCGCCGCCATCACCCAGCTGCTCAACACGGCCTACCATCGCTTCCACGAAGTCCATGGTCTGGAGGAGGCGGTGCCGCCTCTGCTGAAACTGAACCGCTACCGCGCCCGACTGGACGAATTGATGGTGAGCACGGAGGAATTCTGCGCCGACCCCCTCAACATCATGCTGGAAAAGCGATTCATGATTAAGAAGTTCTACATCGCCCTGGTGGCTCAGGCCCGCCTGGTGTTCCAGCAGGTGCAGATCGAGACGGAAACCTGGCTGCGCCTCACCCTGGACCCCATCGTGGCCCGCATCCATGAGCACAAGTCCCAACTGGAGCGCCGCCTGGAGAACCTCAACAAGGTGCACGCCAACCTGGGTTCCCTGCAGGAGCGCAGCGCCCTGGTGAACAACGAGATCATCAAGCTGCGACACCAGCTGGAATCCATCGAGGCCATCGTCAAGGAATTCTCCATCCTCACCGGCCTGCCGGTTCGCCCCCTGGAGCAGCTGGGCACGCCCGCCCCCGTCAAGGCAGCCTGA
- the rlmH gene encoding 23S rRNA (pseudouridine(1915)-N(3))-methyltransferase RlmH → MKLTLLAVGDKMPAWAEDATTEYLKRLPREARMVLVTVKPEKRAGQSADAIKQAEAARLLEKVPAASRLVALDEHGRQVSTRELADLLERWLESGKDTVLVIGGADGLAPGLLERAETSLALSRLTLPHAMARVLVAEQVYRAMSLLHNHPYHRD, encoded by the coding sequence ATGAAACTCACCCTGCTGGCGGTGGGGGACAAGATGCCCGCATGGGCGGAGGACGCCACCACGGAGTATCTGAAGCGCCTGCCGCGGGAGGCGCGCATGGTCTTGGTGACGGTGAAGCCGGAGAAGCGCGCAGGCCAGTCTGCTGACGCCATCAAGCAGGCGGAGGCTGCGCGCTTGCTGGAGAAGGTGCCGGCGGCCAGCCGCCTGGTGGCCCTGGACGAGCATGGCAGGCAGGTCAGCACCCGGGAACTGGCGGATCTGCTTGAGCGCTGGCTGGAGTCCGGCAAGGACACGGTGCTGGTCATCGGTGGTGCCGATGGCCTGGCGCCGGGGTTGCTGGAGCGCGCGGAAACCAGTCTGGCCCTGTCCCGCCTGACGCTCCCCCACGCCATGGCCCGGGTACTGGTGGCGGAACAGGTCTATCGGGCCATGAGCCTGCTGCACAACCATCCCTATCATCGGGATTGA
- a CDS encoding DUF167 domain-containing protein, with protein MVIPCLRATPQGTEITVHIQPGAAHGEVVGLHGDALKVRIPARAVEGAANAALLKFIAGTLGVPLREVKILRGDKSRRKVLETPLPVDAVAAILTGRL; from the coding sequence GTGGTGATTCCCTGCCTGCGCGCCACGCCTCAGGGCACGGAAATCACCGTGCACATTCAGCCCGGAGCCGCCCATGGCGAGGTCGTGGGCCTGCACGGCGATGCCCTGAAGGTGAGGATACCCGCTCGCGCAGTGGAAGGCGCCGCCAATGCCGCACTGCTGAAATTCATCGCCGGGACCCTTGGCGTTCCGCTACGGGAGGTTAAAATCCTTCGCGGTGACAAATCCCGCCGGAAAGTATTGGAAACTCCATTGCCGGTGGATGCTGTAGCAGCAATTTTGACTGGACGACTGTGA
- a CDS encoding YggT family protein, with protein MLTDALQFLIRTGLDLLACAFFLRFWMQWARVPVHNPFSQFLMKVTDFAVRPLRRAVPGFFGMDWASLLLLLVTKILAVVAIHWLMSYPFAAAGTKVVPGFLALGLVASLRLGLYVLMGLIVLQAILSWVNPFSPHAPVFYALSRPVLAPFQRLIPPIGGVDLTPLAALIAIQLLLVAPVATLERLARALVW; from the coding sequence ATGCTGACGGATGCCTTGCAGTTTTTGATCCGCACCGGCCTGGACCTGTTGGCCTGCGCCTTCTTCCTGCGCTTCTGGATGCAATGGGCCCGGGTACCCGTGCATAACCCCTTCTCCCAATTCCTGATGAAAGTGACGGATTTCGCCGTGCGCCCGTTACGGCGGGCGGTGCCGGGATTCTTTGGCATGGACTGGGCCAGCCTGCTGCTGCTGCTGGTTACCAAAATCCTGGCCGTGGTGGCCATCCACTGGCTCATGAGCTACCCCTTCGCCGCCGCGGGCACCAAGGTGGTGCCCGGGTTCCTGGCTCTTGGCCTGGTGGCGTCATTGCGTCTAGGCCTCTACGTACTCATGGGGCTCATCGTCCTTCAGGCCATCCTCTCCTGGGTGAACCCCTTCTCGCCCCACGCCCCCGTGTTCTACGCCCTGTCCCGCCCCGTACTGGCCCCCTTCCAGAGGCTCATCCCCCCCATAGGAGGCGTGGACTTGACGCCCCTGGCCGCCCTCATCGCCATCCAGTTGCTCCTTGTGGCGCCCGTGGCCACGCTGGAACGCCTGGCCCGTGCCCTGGTGTGGTGA
- the rng gene encoding ribonuclease G has protein sequence MSEEILINVTPQETRVAVIYLGAVQELHIERSTQRGMVGNVYLGKVSRVLPGMQSAFVDIGLDRAAFLHVGDIIEARCDNCPRPIEKVLHEGQSILVQVIKDPIGAKGARLSTQISMAGRFLVYLPQETRIGISQKIEDEAERELLRERLNRVLPENGKGGFIIRTMANMAEESELAADVEYLHALWDAIQARSENTAAPAAIYQELDLAHRVLRDFSSDETDRILVDSRETYARMKGFAEEFTRNVAEKVSHYVAERPLFDLYGVEDEIEKALGRRVDLKSGGYLIVDQTEALTTIDVNTGGFVSGRSFDETIFKTNLEAAQAIARQLRLRNLGGIIILDFIDMDSAEHKEAVLGELTKALARDRTRMTINGFTSLGLVEMTRKRTRESLSHVLCEACPTCQGRGQIKTAQTTCYEILRGLIREARQFNAKEYRILASQAVIDLFLDEESQSLAQLSDFIGKPISLQVESLFTQEQYDIILL, from the coding sequence ATGAGCGAAGAGATTCTCATCAACGTGACGCCCCAGGAAACCCGGGTGGCGGTGATCTACCTGGGCGCGGTCCAGGAACTGCACATCGAGCGCAGTACCCAGAGGGGGATGGTGGGCAATGTCTACCTGGGAAAGGTGTCCCGGGTGTTGCCCGGCATGCAGTCGGCCTTCGTGGATATCGGCCTGGACCGGGCGGCGTTCCTCCACGTGGGGGACATCATAGAGGCCCGTTGCGACAACTGCCCGCGTCCCATAGAAAAGGTGTTGCACGAAGGCCAGAGCATCCTGGTGCAGGTCATCAAGGATCCCATCGGCGCCAAGGGAGCACGGCTTTCCACCCAGATCAGCATGGCGGGGCGCTTTCTGGTGTACCTGCCCCAGGAGACTCGCATCGGCATTTCCCAGAAGATCGAGGACGAGGCGGAACGGGAACTCCTGCGCGAACGCCTGAACCGTGTACTGCCTGAGAACGGCAAAGGGGGGTTCATCATTCGCACCATGGCCAACATGGCGGAGGAATCCGAACTGGCGGCCGACGTGGAATACCTGCACGCCCTGTGGGATGCCATCCAGGCACGTTCCGAGAATACGGCCGCCCCGGCAGCCATTTACCAGGAACTGGACCTGGCCCACCGGGTGCTGAGGGATTTTTCCAGCGATGAAACCGACCGCATCCTGGTGGACTCCCGGGAGACCTATGCCCGCATGAAGGGCTTCGCCGAGGAATTCACCCGCAACGTGGCGGAAAAGGTGAGCCATTACGTGGCGGAGCGTCCCCTGTTCGACCTCTATGGCGTGGAGGACGAGATCGAGAAGGCCCTGGGGCGGCGCGTGGACCTGAAGTCCGGCGGTTACCTGATCGTGGACCAGACAGAGGCCCTGACCACCATCGACGTGAACACCGGCGGCTTCGTCTCCGGGCGCAGTTTCGACGAGACCATCTTCAAGACCAACCTGGAGGCGGCCCAGGCCATCGCCCGCCAGCTGCGCCTGCGCAACCTGGGCGGCATCATCATCCTGGACTTCATCGACATGGACAGCGCGGAACACAAGGAGGCCGTGCTGGGGGAACTGACCAAGGCCCTGGCCCGGGACCGCACTCGCATGACCATCAACGGGTTTACCTCTCTGGGCCTGGTGGAGATGACCCGTAAACGTACCCGTGAAAGCCTGAGCCACGTGCTGTGCGAGGCCTGCCCCACCTGCCAGGGCCGGGGCCAGATCAAGACCGCCCAGACCACCTGCTACGAGATCCTGCGGGGCCTGATCCGGGAGGCTCGCCAGTTCAACGCCAAGGAGTACCGCATCCTGGCCTCCCAGGCCGTGATCGACCTGTTTCTGGACGAGGAGTCCCAAAGCCTGGCCCAGCTGTCTGACTTCATCGGCAAGCCGATTTCGCTGCAGGTGGAAAGCCTGTTCACCCAGGAGCAGTACGACATCATCCTGCTCTAG
- a CDS encoding type IV pilus twitching motility protein PilT codes for MEISELLAFSVKNKASDLHLSAGLPPMIRVHGDIRRINVPALSNQEVRAMVYDIMSDAQRKVYEEFLEVDFSFELRDVARFRVNAFNQERGAGAVFRTIPSVVLTLEELEAPRIFKEISENPRGLVIVTGPTGSGKSTTLAAMVDYVNENQFSHILTIEDPIEFVHKSKKCLINQREVGPHTHGFAQALRSALREDPDVILVGEMRDLETIRLALTAAETGHLVFGTLHTSSAAKTIDRVVDVFPAAEKEMVRSMLSESIRAVISQTLLKRKDGSGRVAVHEIMIGTPAIRNLIRENKIAQMYSSIQTGQNLGMQTLDQGLTELVRRNVISAQDARAVAVNKDAFF; via the coding sequence ATGGAAATTTCCGAGCTTCTTGCCTTCTCGGTCAAGAACAAAGCGTCCGATTTGCACCTCTCCGCGGGCCTGCCTCCCATGATCCGGGTGCACGGCGATATCCGTCGCATCAACGTGCCCGCGCTTTCCAACCAGGAAGTGCGCGCCATGGTGTACGACATCATGAGCGATGCCCAGCGCAAGGTGTACGAGGAGTTCCTGGAGGTGGACTTCTCCTTCGAACTGAGGGACGTGGCCCGGTTCCGGGTGAACGCTTTCAACCAGGAACGGGGCGCAGGTGCCGTGTTCCGGACCATTCCCAGCGTGGTGCTCACCCTGGAGGAACTGGAGGCGCCCAGGATCTTCAAGGAAATCTCCGAAAACCCCCGGGGTCTGGTCATCGTCACCGGCCCCACGGGCTCCGGCAAGTCCACCACCCTGGCGGCCATGGTGGACTACGTCAACGAGAACCAGTTCAGCCACATCCTCACCATCGAGGACCCCATCGAATTCGTGCACAAGAGCAAGAAGTGCCTGATCAACCAGCGGGAGGTGGGCCCCCATACCCACGGCTTCGCCCAGGCCCTGCGCTCCGCCCTGCGGGAGGATCCGGACGTGATCCTGGTGGGCGAGATGCGGGACCTGGAAACCATCCGCCTGGCCCTCACGGCGGCCGAGACCGGCCACCTGGTGTTCGGCACTCTGCACACCTCGTCGGCCGCCAAGACCATCGACCGGGTGGTGGACGTGTTTCCGGCGGCGGAAAAGGAAATGGTGCGCTCCATGCTGTCCGAATCCATCCGGGCGGTCATTTCCCAGACCCTGCTCAAACGCAAGGACGGCAGCGGTCGGGTGGCAGTGCACGAGATCATGATCGGCACCCCCGCCATCCGAAACCTCATCCGGGAAAACAAGATCGCCCAGATGTATTCCTCCATCCAGACCGGGCAGAACCTGGGCATGCAGACCCTGGACCAGGGCTTGACGGAACTGGTGCGGCGCAACGTTATCTCGGCCCAGGATGCCCGGGCGGTGGCCGTCAACAAGGACGCGTTCTTCTAG
- a CDS encoding YggS family pyridoxal phosphate-dependent enzyme: MGAIAAALQACQNRISGACRQAARDASCATLLAVSKTFPATAIREAWDAGQRCFGESYVQEAVGKMDNLADLSIEWHFIGPLQSNKTRPVAERFQWVHGVESLKIARRLSEQRPGHQPPLQACIQVNVSGEASKHGVPPRGALDLARQVAGLQNLRLRGFMAIPEPSPDPAVQHARFRCLADLLAQARGAGLELDTLSMGMSADLETAIAEGSTLVRVGTAIFGTRQYTKDAAT; this comes from the coding sequence ATGGGCGCAATCGCCGCCGCCTTGCAAGCTTGCCAGAACCGCATATCGGGCGCGTGCAGGCAGGCCGCCAGGGATGCATCCTGCGCGACTCTGCTGGCGGTTAGCAAGACCTTTCCCGCAACGGCCATCCGGGAGGCCTGGGATGCGGGCCAGCGCTGCTTTGGCGAGAGCTACGTGCAGGAAGCCGTGGGCAAGATGGACAATCTGGCCGACCTGTCCATCGAATGGCATTTCATCGGGCCCCTGCAAAGCAACAAGACCCGCCCAGTGGCGGAGCGTTTCCAGTGGGTTCATGGCGTGGAAAGCCTGAAAATCGCCCGGCGTCTCTCGGAGCAGCGACCAGGGCACCAGCCCCCCCTGCAGGCCTGCATCCAGGTGAACGTCAGCGGCGAGGCCAGCAAGCACGGCGTGCCCCCCCGGGGGGCCCTGGACCTGGCCCGGCAGGTGGCAGGCTTGCAGAACCTTCGCCTGCGGGGCTTCATGGCGATTCCGGAACCTTCGCCCGATCCGGCTGTACAACATGCCAGGTTCCGGTGCCTGGCGGACCTGCTGGCCCAGGCCCGTGGGGCAGGACTGGAACTGGACACCCTCTCCATGGGCATGTCCGCCGACCTGGAAACGGCCATCGCCGAGGGGTCCACCCTGGTGCGAGTGGGCACGGCCATTTTCGGCACGCGTCAATATACAAAGGATGCAGCAACATGA
- a CDS encoding pyrroline-5-carboxylate reductase, whose amino-acid sequence MKLGFIGGGNMAAAIVGGLLRKGFMASDITVAEPIAGRRAWLIREFGIGVEESAAACLDADVIVLAVKPQQLKEALTVLPTLQARQLVLSVAAGVRAADISRWLKGHAAVARAMPNTPALVGEGATGLFGLPGTSAAQRDWASQVMEAVGMVVWVEEESQIDAVTALSGSGPAYVFYFIEALEQAGIELGLTPQVARQLTLQTFLGAATLAVQDPAAPAELRARVTSKGGTTERGIQALVEGGVHAAILQAARAAAERAREMGDQLGNSQENEGQSQVFLSPSGGGPGASLTWGRT is encoded by the coding sequence ATGAAACTTGGATTCATAGGCGGCGGCAACATGGCAGCCGCCATCGTGGGCGGCCTGCTGCGCAAAGGCTTCATGGCCAGCGACATTACCGTGGCCGAGCCCATCGCCGGGCGGCGGGCCTGGTTGATCCGGGAATTCGGCATCGGGGTCGAGGAAAGCGCGGCAGCGTGCCTGGATGCCGACGTCATCGTCCTCGCGGTGAAACCCCAGCAACTCAAGGAAGCACTGACCGTCCTGCCCACCCTGCAAGCGCGCCAACTGGTGCTTTCCGTGGCTGCAGGCGTGCGTGCGGCGGACATCAGCCGCTGGCTCAAGGGCCACGCCGCCGTGGCCCGGGCCATGCCAAACACCCCGGCTCTGGTGGGGGAAGGGGCCACGGGGCTGTTTGGCCTCCCCGGCACGAGCGCCGCTCAGCGGGACTGGGCCAGCCAGGTCATGGAGGCCGTGGGCATGGTGGTCTGGGTGGAGGAAGAATCCCAGATCGACGCCGTCACGGCCCTTTCTGGCAGCGGCCCCGCCTATGTGTTCTATTTCATCGAGGCCCTGGAACAAGCGGGCATCGAACTTGGCCTGACACCCCAGGTGGCCCGCCAACTGACGCTGCAGACCTTCCTGGGGGCAGCCACTTTGGCCGTGCAGGATCCGGCAGCCCCGGCGGAGCTCCGGGCCCGGGTCACCTCCAAGGGTGGCACCACCGAACGGGGCATCCAGGCCCTGGTGGAGGGAGGGGTCCACGCCGCCATACTCCAGGCCGCCCGGGCGGCGGCGGAACGTGCCCGGGAGATGGGCGACCAGCTGGGGAACTCTCAAGAAAACGAAGGGCAGTCCCAAGTTTTCTTGTCCCCCTCGGGGGGCGGGCCGGGCGCATCTCTGACCTGGGGGCGAACTTGA
- a CDS encoding TIGR04348 family glycosyltransferase — MRIALISPYLPRGRNGNAHTAVRWRAFLRRDGHRVDTAMECDGSPVQAMVALHARRSHASIARFARAHPDSPLILVLTGTDLYRDIRFDVDAQLSLKLAHRLMVLQEEGVAEIPQAYHHKTVVVFQSAPTLVPQPRPVRHFSVGVVAHLRDEKDPFRAVLALRHLPPPRRIHAWHVEGELQPGLDLEADALDRLEFRWKWLGGRPHGQTRRRIARSHLLVVPSRMEGGANVICEAVTLATSVLASDVPGNVGMLGRDYAGYFPVGDDRALAGLMHRAKTDAGFYELLARQCAIRAPLFAPEREAAAVQALVP, encoded by the coding sequence ATGCGTATCGCCCTGATCAGTCCTTACTTGCCCCGGGGCCGCAACGGCAACGCGCATACAGCCGTGCGGTGGAGGGCGTTCTTACGCCGGGACGGACATCGCGTGGATACGGCGATGGAATGTGATGGTTCCCCCGTCCAGGCCATGGTCGCCCTTCACGCACGCCGCAGCCATGCGTCCATCGCCAGATTCGCCCGGGCCCATCCGGACAGTCCCCTGATCCTGGTGCTCACCGGAACGGACCTGTACCGCGACATCCGTTTCGACGTGGATGCCCAACTCTCCCTGAAGCTGGCCCATAGGCTGATGGTTCTGCAGGAGGAGGGCGTGGCAGAAATCCCGCAGGCCTACCACCACAAGACAGTGGTGGTTTTTCAGTCTGCGCCCACCTTGGTGCCCCAGCCCCGGCCGGTGCGGCATTTCAGCGTGGGTGTGGTGGCCCACCTGCGGGACGAGAAGGATCCCTTCCGCGCCGTTCTGGCCTTGCGGCATCTGCCCCCACCCCGCCGCATCCACGCCTGGCATGTGGAGGGTGAGTTGCAGCCCGGCCTGGATTTGGAAGCAGATGCCCTGGATCGCCTGGAATTTCGCTGGAAGTGGCTGGGTGGGCGTCCCCATGGCCAGACCCGACGCCGCATCGCCCGCAGCCACCTGCTGGTGGTGCCTTCCCGCATGGAGGGGGGCGCCAATGTCATTTGCGAGGCGGTCACGCTTGCCACGTCTGTCCTGGCGTCGGATGTACCAGGCAACGTGGGCATGCTGGGCCGGGACTACGCGGGCTATTTTCCCGTGGGTGACGATCGTGCCCTGGCAGGGCTGATGCATCGCGCCAAAACGGATGCCGGATTCTATGAACTACTGGCCCGCCAATGCGCCATCCGCGCACCCTTGTTCGCCCCGGAGCGGGAAGCGGCCGCCGTGCAGGCCCTGGTGCCATGA